A genomic region of Papaver somniferum cultivar HN1 chromosome 7, ASM357369v1, whole genome shotgun sequence contains the following coding sequences:
- the LOC113295880 gene encoding protein bfr2-like, with protein sequence MVTSSSDYSFSSSEEDSKNPVAKARANTDHAKNIINNMSLNEIKDARDELLKRKAREEIIVEYREKRRRIQRKTLEAEERLRSRPDGVASDSDAEEEEPVWEPMEHKSSPYPPHREIERHVKADLQAERDEEDYWDAINGDLVEEEFSSLDSDSAKESEEDSSENDDDDDESDDSDD encoded by the coding sequence atggtgacttccagcagtGATTATTCTTTTAGCTCTTCTGAGGAGGATTCCAAAAACCCTGTGGCTAAAGCACGTGCCAATACGGATCATGCTAAGAACATAATAAATAACATGTCCCTCAATGAGATAAAAGATGCTCGTGATGAGCTCTTGAAGAGGAAAGCCAGGGAGGAGATAATTGTTGAGTATCGAGAGAAGAGACGTAGAATTCAGCGGAAAACACTAGAAGCTGAGGAGAGACTCCGATCCCGTCCTGATGGTGTAGCCTCAGACTCTGATGCTGAAGAAGAGGAACCTGTATGGGAGCCGATGGAACACAAAAGTAGTCCATATCCACCGCACAGGGAGATTGAGCGACATGTTAAGGCTGATCTCCAGGCTGAACGTGACGAAGAAGACTACTGGGACGCAATAAATGGTGATCTCGTCGAGGAAGAATTCTCTAGTTTAGACAGTGATTCTGCGAAAGAGTCTGAAGAGGATTCTTCggagaatgatgatgatgatgacgaatcAGATGACTCTGACGATTAG